Proteins co-encoded in one Novosphingobium sp. PP1Y genomic window:
- the folE gene encoding GTP cyclohydrolase I FolE has protein sequence MSSLIGPDEDNPLGKPPVPEDVQEAIRTLIRWAGDDPDREGLIDTPQRVARAWKEYCLGYAEDPAIHLSRIFEEVGGYDEVVLLKDIPFQSHCEHHMAPIIGKAAIAYLPRDHVVGISKLARVLHGFSRRLQIQERLTAEVAQCIWDHLKPHGVAVVIEANHACMSARGVRTPGVGMITSRMMGTFLEDQRTRKEVLSLMGY, from the coding sequence ATGAGCAGCCTGATCGGGCCCGATGAGGACAATCCTCTCGGCAAGCCCCCCGTCCCCGAGGACGTGCAGGAAGCGATCCGCACCCTCATCCGCTGGGCGGGTGACGATCCGGACCGCGAGGGACTCATCGACACGCCCCAGCGCGTCGCGCGCGCATGGAAGGAATACTGCTTAGGGTATGCCGAGGATCCGGCCATTCACCTCTCCCGCATCTTCGAGGAAGTCGGCGGTTACGACGAGGTCGTGCTGCTCAAGGACATCCCCTTCCAGTCGCATTGCGAGCACCACATGGCGCCAATCATCGGCAAGGCGGCGATCGCCTATCTGCCGCGCGACCACGTGGTCGGCATTTCCAAGCTGGCGCGCGTTCTGCACGGTTTCTCCCGCCGCCTGCAGATCCAGGAGCGCCTGACAGCGGAAGTCGCCCAGTGCATCTGGGACCATCTCAAGCCGCACGGCGTTGCGGTCGTGATCGAGGCGAACCATGCCTGCATGTCCGCCCGCGGGGTGCGCACGCCGGGCGTCGGCATGATCACCAGCCGGATGATGGGCACATTCCTCGAGGACCAGCGCACGCGCAAGGAAGTGCTGAGCCTGATGGGCTATTGA
- a CDS encoding phospholipase D-like domain-containing protein: MNEEGGKAAHDAEGHGPSVWRFAMAKRAHLVIDAADYFDVIREAMVDARQRIFLIGWDFDSRILLSSGRRWWQRGRKVRFPARLGSFILWLVRRNETLEILLLKWNFSLIRTLFRGTMLVDLIRWAVHKRIDFKFDSAHPIGCSHHQKIVVIDDVLAVCGGIDMTSDRWDTPEHRPRDTRRRRPTGGLYGPWHDVTMIMEGEIASALGELGRARWQAAGGDAISPCAPQQASPWPSTLDAEFENVEIGIARTRAKWGECSQVCEIEDLFIEQIRRARRFVYVETQYFASRAIAEVICERLMEDDPPEFVVINPRTADGWLEQFAMDTARVELVETLNHADHASRFHIYTPLAADGTPIYVHAKLMIVDDEIIRVGSANMNNRSMGLDSECDVFIDASRPANSHVGPSIKRLRIRLLAEHCGIEEDIVATELERQGSMSAMIDAFAPLGKHLAPLALKHLSDAERAIGESALLDPERPDEMFEPIERRGLFRRKGQLMRVRLMQKLKMRSLKG; this comes from the coding sequence ATGAACGAAGAGGGAGGCAAGGCGGCACACGATGCCGAGGGTCACGGGCCTTCCGTCTGGCGTTTCGCCATGGCGAAACGCGCGCATCTCGTGATCGACGCTGCCGATTATTTCGATGTGATCCGCGAGGCCATGGTCGATGCGCGCCAGAGGATCTTCCTGATCGGCTGGGATTTCGATTCGCGCATCCTCCTGTCATCCGGGCGCCGTTGGTGGCAGCGCGGCCGCAAGGTGCGGTTCCCGGCGCGACTGGGCTCGTTTATCCTGTGGTTGGTGCGGCGCAACGAAACGCTTGAAATTCTGCTGCTCAAATGGAATTTTTCGCTGATCCGCACCTTGTTTCGCGGCACGATGCTGGTCGATCTCATTCGTTGGGCAGTCCACAAGCGCATCGATTTCAAGTTCGATTCGGCTCATCCGATCGGTTGCAGCCATCACCAGAAGATCGTGGTGATCGATGATGTCCTTGCCGTGTGCGGGGGTATCGACATGACCTCCGACCGATGGGACACGCCCGAACATCGGCCCCGGGATACCCGCCGGCGCAGACCGACGGGAGGGCTTTACGGGCCCTGGCACGACGTCACGATGATCATGGAGGGCGAGATCGCCTCCGCGCTCGGAGAGCTTGGGCGGGCCCGCTGGCAGGCCGCGGGCGGCGATGCAATCAGTCCCTGCGCGCCGCAGCAGGCATCGCCCTGGCCGAGCACGCTCGATGCCGAATTCGAGAACGTGGAGATCGGCATTGCGCGCACCCGCGCGAAGTGGGGTGAGTGCTCGCAGGTCTGCGAGATCGAAGACTTGTTCATCGAGCAGATCCGCCGCGCCAGGCGCTTCGTCTATGTCGAGACCCAGTACTTTGCGTCGCGGGCCATTGCCGAAGTCATCTGCGAGCGGCTGATGGAGGACGATCCGCCCGAGTTCGTGGTTATCAATCCGCGCACCGCGGACGGTTGGCTCGAGCAGTTCGCCATGGACACGGCGCGCGTCGAACTGGTCGAGACGCTCAACCACGCCGATCATGCCAGCCGCTTCCACATCTACACGCCCCTGGCCGCCGACGGGACGCCGATCTATGTCCATGCCAAGCTGATGATCGTCGACGACGAGATCATCCGTGTCGGATCGGCGAACATGAACAACCGCTCGATGGGCCTCGACAGCGAATGCGACGTCTTCATCGATGCGAGCAGGCCCGCCAATTCCCACGTCGGGCCCTCGATCAAGCGTCTGCGCATCCGTCTGCTGGCCGAGCATTGCGGTATCGAGGAGGACATCGTTGCCACCGAACTGGAACGACAGGGCAGCATGTCCGCGATGATCGATGCTTTTGCGCCATTGGGCAAACATCTGGCGCCCTTGGCCTTGAAACATTTGTCGGATGCTGAAAGAGCGATTGGCGAGAGCGCCTTGCTCGATCCCGAGCGTCCCGATGAAATGTTCGAACCGATCGAGCGCAGAGGGCTGTTCCGCCGCAAGGGGCAACTCATGCGCGTTCGATTGATGCAGAAATTGAAGATGAGGAGTTTGAAAGGATGA
- a CDS encoding chloride channel protein: MSCGALSPQEHFKQFAKAVPGFDTSFDLARRRAATAAGAISLGLLAIVFAWTGDKAQQIFLSITRSYPYLPLILTPSVFAAVVWITNTWAPAAKGSGIPQVIAAGKDLDLAYSKLLSLPTAMAKLVLTVAMLLVGGSVGREGPTVQVSAAIMITCHKILRVPMTAGVLIAGGAAGVAAAFNTPLAGVAFAIEELASAFEQRVAVLVMAAVVASGLVSLGIAGDYVYFGVMHETLDVGSVVLAAPVAGILGGAAGGLFSRCLLAFARSGHSWFVAVRKRPVLAAFACGLIVAIAGLLTGGSTWGTGYETTKQLVEGQGDASIWFGPAKFLVTTATAVSGAPGGIFAPSLSVGAGFGQLLSFLFPDDPMAAIVLLGMTGYFVGVVRAPLTAVIILMETTASRGMILPLFMTAIIADAVSKLVCREKLYHGLSKGFVVQRSSQGDSAAKQA, encoded by the coding sequence GTGAGCTGCGGCGCCTTGTCTCCTCAGGAGCATTTCAAACAATTCGCGAAAGCCGTTCCCGGCTTTGACACCTCCTTCGACCTTGCCCGCCGCCGAGCGGCCACTGCCGCCGGCGCCATTTCCCTGGGTCTACTGGCAATCGTCTTCGCCTGGACCGGCGACAAGGCACAGCAGATCTTCCTCTCGATCACGCGCAGCTATCCCTACCTGCCGCTGATTCTCACGCCCAGCGTCTTTGCCGCTGTCGTCTGGATCACCAACACCTGGGCACCTGCGGCCAAGGGCTCGGGCATCCCGCAGGTCATCGCAGCGGGCAAGGACCTCGACCTGGCCTATTCCAAGCTGCTTTCCCTGCCGACCGCGATGGCGAAGCTGGTGCTGACGGTCGCCATGCTGTTGGTCGGTGGATCGGTCGGCCGCGAAGGACCGACGGTGCAGGTCAGCGCCGCGATCATGATCACCTGCCACAAGATCCTGCGCGTCCCGATGACCGCAGGCGTCCTGATCGCCGGGGGCGCCGCCGGCGTCGCCGCCGCGTTCAACACGCCGCTCGCCGGGGTCGCCTTCGCCATCGAGGAACTGGCCTCCGCTTTCGAACAGCGCGTCGCCGTGCTGGTGATGGCCGCAGTCGTCGCCTCTGGCCTCGTCAGCCTCGGCATCGCCGGAGACTATGTCTACTTCGGCGTCATGCACGAAACGCTCGATGTCGGCTCGGTCGTCCTGGCCGCACCGGTTGCAGGCATCCTCGGCGGTGCGGCAGGCGGCCTGTTCTCGCGCTGCCTGCTGGCATTCGCCCGCAGCGGTCATTCCTGGTTTGTCGCAGTGCGCAAGCGCCCGGTGCTTGCCGCCTTTGCCTGCGGCCTCATCGTCGCCATCGCCGGCCTGCTTACCGGCGGCTCGACCTGGGGCACCGGCTACGAGACCACCAAGCAGCTCGTCGAAGGCCAGGGCGATGCCTCGATCTGGTTCGGCCCCGCCAAGTTCCTCGTGACAACGGCGACTGCCGTTTCAGGCGCGCCGGGCGGCATCTTCGCCCCATCGCTGTCCGTGGGCGCGGGCTTCGGCCAATTGCTCTCGTTCCTGTTCCCGGACGACCCGATGGCCGCCATCGTGCTGCTGGGCATGACCGGTTACTTCGTGGGCGTCGTGCGTGCACCGCTGACCGCCGTCATCATTCTCATGGAAACAACCGCCAGCCGGGGCATGATCCTGCCCCTGTTCATGACCGCGATCATCGCCGATGCCGTCAGCAAGCTGGTGTGCCGCGAGAAGCTCTACCACGGCCTATCGAAGGGCTTCGTGGTCCAGCGCAGCAGCCAGGGCGATTCCGCAGCCAAGCAGGCCTGA
- a CDS encoding (deoxy)nucleoside triphosphate pyrophosphohydrolase → MLVVAVALRDAAGRILMQQRSFRAEHGGLWEFPGGKVEPGESPELAAVRELEEELAVRIEPEALVPVGFASGSTGGGKGPSRPLVILLYECSCWHGEPQPHEAEAIAWHVPRAIGALSMPPLDYPLAKALCSFLARKTI, encoded by the coding sequence ATGCTGGTGGTCGCAGTTGCACTTCGCGATGCCGCTGGCCGTATCCTCATGCAGCAGCGCAGTTTCCGTGCCGAACATGGGGGGCTATGGGAATTCCCGGGGGGCAAGGTTGAACCTGGCGAAAGCCCTGAATTGGCAGCCGTACGAGAGCTGGAAGAGGAACTGGCCGTGCGAATCGAGCCCGAGGCGCTGGTGCCAGTGGGCTTCGCCAGCGGATCGACAGGCGGCGGGAAGGGGCCGTCCCGCCCGCTTGTAATCCTTCTTTACGAATGCAGCTGCTGGCATGGCGAGCCGCAGCCCCATGAGGCCGAAGCCATCGCATGGCACGTCCCCCGGGCGATCGGGGCGCTGTCGATGCCGCCGCTCGACTACCCGCTTGCAAAGGCCCTGTGCAGTTTCCTTGCAAGAAAGACGATATAG
- a CDS encoding Flp family type IVb pilin, producing MYKDILPKLYADERGATAVEYALILGLVVLVVIVSIDSVATVTVDMWTDIADKTATAVSGT from the coding sequence ATGTACAAAGACATCCTGCCGAAACTGTACGCTGACGAACGCGGCGCCACCGCCGTCGAGTATGCGTTGATACTCGGCCTGGTGGTCCTGGTCGTCATCGTGTCGATCGATTCCGTTGCCACAGTCACAGTCGATATGTGGACCGACATCGCCGACAAGACGGCCACTGCAGTCAGTGGAACCTAG
- a CDS encoding Flp family type IVb pilin — protein sequence MKFLAKLRRNEEGATAIEYGLIAALIAVAAIAAMQGMGSQLTSTFEKTSSAMANA from the coding sequence ATGAAGTTTCTCGCCAAGCTGCGCCGCAATGAAGAAGGCGCAACCGCAATCGAATACGGTCTGATCGCTGCTCTGATCGCGGTTGCCGCGATCGCTGCCATGCAGGGCATGGGCTCGCAGCTCACCTCGACCTTCGAGAAGACGTCTTCGGCGATGGCCAACGCCTAA
- a CDS encoding M48 family metalloprotease: MASRRLRAATLIGTSLGFVALGSAACVPAASGGSVGSTGMPTTSASISQADKAEGAKAHPQLLEEFGGSVSGPQAAYVESVGKTIAVQSGLSNARGDFTVTLLNSPVNNAFAIPGGYVYVTRQLTALMNNEAELAGVLGHEVGHVAARHAAKRQQAAQRNQIIGVLGSILSGVLLGDSSFGQFGQKLFSQGSQLLTLKYSRSQELEADNLGITYLKRAGYDPRAMATVLESLARQNALEAQLRGTSNQVPEWASTHPDPASRVRDALNRAGSNATGITNRDRFLTGVDGLVYGDDPKQGVVEGSKFTHPVLRFAFEAPDGFYMVNGSSAVSINGQSGKAQFSGGKLSGSLETYIQTVFSGLTDSGQAKIAPSSIERTTVNGIPAAYGVARVQSSNSSVDVVVFAYDFGNGQAYHFVTIAQAGGAGVFNSMFRSLKRISASEAGSVKPRLLDVVTVKSGDTVRSLSQRMAYSDAQLERFLVLNGLQSNATLKPGQKVKIVTY; this comes from the coding sequence ATGGCATCGCGACGCTTGAGGGCCGCAACTCTGATCGGCACGAGCCTGGGTTTCGTGGCCCTGGGATCGGCTGCATGCGTTCCGGCCGCCAGTGGCGGCAGCGTGGGATCGACGGGGATGCCGACAACGTCGGCCTCGATCAGCCAGGCCGACAAGGCCGAAGGCGCCAAGGCGCATCCCCAGTTGCTGGAAGAATTCGGCGGTTCGGTGTCCGGTCCCCAAGCCGCTTACGTGGAATCGGTAGGCAAGACGATCGCCGTGCAGTCCGGATTGAGCAACGCGCGCGGCGACTTTACCGTCACCTTGCTCAACAGCCCGGTGAACAATGCCTTCGCGATTCCCGGTGGCTATGTCTACGTCACCCGCCAGTTGACCGCGCTGATGAACAATGAGGCGGAGCTGGCCGGCGTGCTGGGCCATGAAGTGGGCCATGTCGCCGCGCGGCATGCCGCCAAGCGCCAGCAGGCCGCCCAGCGCAACCAGATCATAGGCGTGCTTGGCTCGATCCTCTCGGGCGTCCTGCTCGGCGACAGTTCGTTCGGCCAGTTCGGCCAGAAACTGTTCTCGCAGGGCTCGCAGCTTCTGACGCTCAAGTACTCGCGCTCGCAGGAGCTTGAGGCCGACAATCTCGGGATCACTTATCTCAAGCGCGCGGGTTACGATCCGCGGGCGATGGCGACTGTGCTGGAAAGCCTCGCGCGGCAGAATGCCCTCGAGGCCCAGTTGCGTGGGACGAGCAATCAGGTGCCCGAGTGGGCCTCTACCCACCCTGACCCCGCGTCGCGCGTGCGCGATGCGCTGAACCGGGCGGGCAGCAACGCGACGGGGATCACCAATCGCGACAGGTTCCTTACCGGCGTCGATGGTCTTGTCTATGGTGACGATCCCAAGCAGGGCGTCGTCGAAGGCAGCAAGTTCACCCATCCGGTGCTGCGCTTCGCCTTCGAGGCTCCGGACGGCTTCTACATGGTCAACGGCTCCAGTGCGGTGTCGATCAACGGTCAGTCGGGCAAGGCCCAGTTCTCGGGCGGCAAGTTGAGCGGAAGCCTCGAGACCTACATTCAGACCGTCTTTTCCGGGCTGACCGATTCGGGGCAGGCGAAGATCGCTCCGTCCTCGATCGAGCGCACGACAGTGAACGGCATTCCGGCGGCTTATGGCGTCGCGCGCGTGCAGTCCTCGAACAGCAGCGTCGATGTCGTCGTCTTCGCTTACGATTTCGGCAACGGGCAGGCCTATCACTTCGTCACGATCGCGCAGGCGGGCGGCGCCGGGGTGTTCAATTCGATGTTCCGCAGCCTGAAGCGGATATCCGCCAGCGAGGCAGGCAGCGTGAAGCCGCGCCTGCTCGATGTCGTCACTGTAAAGTCAGGTGACACCGTGCGTTCGCTGTCCCAGCGCATGGCGTACAGCGATGCGCAGCTCGAACGCTTCCTGGTGCTCAACGGTCTGCAGTCGAATGCGACGCTGAAGCCGGGGCAGAAAGTGAAAATCGTCACTTACTGA
- a CDS encoding tyrosine recombinase, whose translation MIGAGEDLAERFLAVLAVERGAAANTLAAYRRDLAAAREQLGDLASADGPALAGLGQAWSDLAASSLARRCSALRQFYGFLVDEGLRKDDPSGSLPKPRTRRPLPRLLSHEDVERLLVLAEEEACTGRADALRMLALLELLYGSGLRASELVSLPLTAVPRDAPFLHVTGKGGQQRMVPVSGRARQALSRWLEVRRGQSKFLFPSSGASGHLTRVRLFQLLRALALRAGIDPTRVSPHVLRHAFATHLLEGGADLRVLQTLLGHADIATTQIYTHVESSRLVELVNARHPLAGKRSG comes from the coding sequence ATGATCGGGGCGGGAGAAGACCTCGCCGAACGGTTTCTCGCTGTGCTGGCAGTGGAGCGCGGTGCGGCGGCCAACACCCTGGCGGCCTACCGGCGCGACCTTGCCGCTGCTCGGGAACAGCTGGGCGATCTGGCCAGCGCTGATGGCCCCGCTCTTGCCGGGCTGGGCCAGGCATGGAGCGACCTTGCAGCCTCGAGCCTTGCGAGACGGTGTTCGGCGTTGCGGCAGTTCTACGGTTTCCTTGTCGACGAGGGCTTGCGCAAGGACGATCCCTCCGGTTCGCTGCCCAAGCCGCGTACGCGCCGACCCTTGCCGCGCCTGCTTTCCCACGAGGACGTCGAGCGGCTCCTGGTACTCGCCGAAGAGGAGGCCTGCACGGGGCGTGCGGACGCGCTGCGCATGCTCGCGCTGCTCGAGTTGCTCTACGGTTCGGGCCTGCGTGCAAGCGAACTGGTCTCCTTGCCGCTGACGGCGGTACCGCGCGATGCGCCGTTCCTGCATGTGACGGGCAAGGGCGGTCAGCAGAGGATGGTCCCGGTCAGCGGCCGCGCCCGCCAGGCGCTGTCGCGTTGGCTGGAAGTGCGCCGCGGGCAATCGAAGTTCCTGTTTCCCTCCAGCGGCGCGAGCGGACACCTGACGCGTGTGCGCCTGTTCCAGCTCCTGCGGGCGCTCGCGCTGCGGGCAGGCATCGACCCCACCCGAGTTTCTCCGCACGTCCTTCGCCACGCCTTCGCCACACACCTGCTGGAAGGCGGCGCGGACCTGCGCGTCTTGCAGACGCTGCTTGGCCACGCCGACATTGCCACGACGCAGATCTATACGCATGTCGAGAGCAGCCGCCTCGTCGAACTCGTCAATGCGCGTCACCCGCTCGCCGGCAAGCGCAGCGGGTGA
- a CDS encoding shikimate kinase, whose product MDVQQTHFSAQEIAALARRIDRPIVLVGMMGVGKSSVGKRLASLLNCPFVDADEEIERSAQMGIPEIFETYGEDYFRDGERRVIARLIDESEGCRVIATGGGAFCNAETRALILHRALTIWLDSEVDTLVERTGRKDNRPLLKDGEPREILARLREERRPHYSQAPIHVLSGPGPHVQTINKVLQGISQWL is encoded by the coding sequence ATGGACGTTCAACAGACCCACTTCTCCGCACAGGAAATTGCCGCACTGGCAAGGCGCATCGATCGCCCGATCGTGCTTGTCGGCATGATGGGGGTTGGCAAGTCGAGCGTGGGCAAAAGGCTGGCCTCGCTGCTCAACTGCCCCTTCGTCGATGCCGACGAAGAAATCGAACGCTCCGCCCAGATGGGTATTCCCGAGATCTTCGAGACTTACGGCGAGGACTACTTCCGCGACGGCGAGCGCCGTGTAATCGCCCGCCTGATCGACGAAAGCGAAGGGTGCCGCGTGATAGCGACGGGCGGCGGCGCCTTCTGCAATGCCGAGACCCGCGCCTTGATTCTGCATCGCGCCCTCACCATCTGGCTGGACAGCGAAGTCGATACCCTGGTCGAGCGGACCGGCCGCAAGGACAACCGCCCGCTGCTGAAGGACGGGGAACCGCGCGAGATCCTGGCCCGGCTGCGCGAGGAACGCCGTCCACACTATTCGCAGGCGCCGATCCATGTCCTGAGCGGACCCGGACCGCACGTCCAGACTATCAACAAGGTCCTTCAGGGAATTTCGCAATGGCTGTGA
- the aroB gene encoding 3-dehydroquinate synthase, which translates to MAVIPVNIAGRPYEVRVGAGLLAELVPHCRGKLRKRDVPIVTDANVHAAWGDLVEASLRDNGHEPHWRILPPGEHTKSWDELAATVNWLLSLEVERGDHIIALGGGVIGDLTGFCAAVLKRGCRFIQVPTTLLSQVDSSVGGKTAINTPAGKNLVGAFHQPSLVLADLSALETLPTRELLAGYAEVVKYGLIDDADFFAWCDANGARMVAGDSALREYAVAHSVAAKARIVAEDEFETTGRRALLNLGHTFGHALEAETGFSQRLLHGEAVALGMVLAARYSARKGLMPMASADHVAQHFGEVGLPANLSALGLDCDGAALVKHMLHDKKMDAGTLPFLLMKGIGKTYLDKEVSLDDVAQFLDGELAREPA; encoded by the coding sequence ATGGCTGTGATCCCGGTCAATATCGCCGGTCGCCCCTACGAAGTACGCGTAGGCGCAGGGCTCCTCGCCGAACTCGTGCCCCATTGCCGCGGCAAGCTGCGCAAGCGGGACGTGCCGATCGTCACCGACGCCAATGTCCATGCCGCCTGGGGCGACCTTGTCGAGGCCAGCCTGCGCGACAACGGCCATGAACCGCACTGGCGCATCCTGCCGCCGGGCGAGCACACCAAGTCCTGGGACGAACTGGCGGCCACGGTGAACTGGTTGCTTAGCCTGGAGGTCGAGCGCGGAGATCACATCATCGCGCTTGGCGGCGGGGTCATCGGCGATCTCACCGGCTTTTGCGCGGCAGTGCTGAAGCGCGGGTGCAGGTTCATCCAGGTCCCGACCACCCTGCTTTCGCAGGTCGATTCGAGCGTCGGCGGCAAGACCGCGATCAACACCCCGGCAGGCAAGAACCTCGTCGGCGCCTTCCACCAGCCCTCGCTGGTCCTCGCCGACCTCTCTGCGCTCGAGACGCTGCCGACCCGCGAGCTACTCGCCGGTTATGCGGAAGTCGTGAAGTACGGCCTGATCGACGATGCCGACTTCTTCGCATGGTGCGATGCCAACGGCGCAAGAATGGTCGCCGGCGACAGCGCCCTGCGCGAATATGCCGTCGCGCACTCGGTCGCCGCCAAGGCCCGCATCGTTGCAGAGGACGAGTTCGAAACCACCGGGCGCCGCGCCCTGTTGAACCTCGGCCATACCTTCGGACACGCGCTGGAGGCCGAAACCGGCTTTTCCCAGCGCCTGCTCCACGGCGAGGCAGTGGCGCTCGGCATGGTCCTGGCGGCGCGCTATTCCGCACGCAAGGGCCTCATGCCCATGGCGAGCGCGGATCATGTTGCGCAGCATTTCGGCGAAGTCGGCCTGCCCGCCAACCTCTCGGCGCTCGGCCTCGACTGCGATGGAGCCGCACTCGTGAAGCACATGCTCCATGACAAGAAGATGGATGCCGGTACCTTGCCCTTCCTGCTCATGAAGGGCATCGGCAAGACCTACCTCGACAAGGAAGTCTCGCTCGACGATGTCGCCCAGTTCCTCGACGGCGAACTCGCCCGCGAGCCGGCCTGA
- a CDS encoding DUF3008 family protein, which yields MPAKSKAQQKAAGAALAAKRGEANKSDLKGASREMYESMNEKQLEDFAGTSRKDKPDHIDE from the coding sequence ATGCCTGCCAAATCCAAGGCCCAGCAGAAAGCCGCCGGTGCGGCACTTGCCGCCAAGCGCGGCGAAGCCAACAAGAGCGACCTCAAGGGCGCTTCGCGGGAAATGTATGAATCGATGAACGAAAAGCAGCTCGAGGACTTTGCGGGCACTTCTCGCAAGGACAAACCGGACCACATCGACGAGTAG
- a CDS encoding peptide MFS transporter, producing MTVAEATPELDFPEEAVADDRAFLGHPKGLGYLSFVEGCERFSYYSMQTLLVLYMVKYLLLPENIGKVIGLDWLRTGYYAGLSGQPLASAIFGDYTSLVYLTPILGGIVADRWLGRRATLIAGALIMSLGHFLMAFEGMFLFALISLVVGVGLFKGNIASQVGELYKPNDLRRAMAFQIFYIAINVSVIAAPLISGTLGEKVGWHYGFGTAGVVMVLGLVLYLRARPYLPADAADTKEGKAKSTGLERSDWPRLGALAILVPVLAIAILTNQEIFNAYLVWADAKFQLTFFGETLPTSWMITIDATLSFSMLVAVAAFWKWRSDRTGREPDELGKMIIGSVFTVMGGMCLVIAAATAGDAKIGLFWPVMFHLFNSIGFAHVLPVSLALFTKVAPRALNATVVGIYYLAFFAANKTVGIVGGWYSSMDTVHFWLLHVATAAFGLVAFAVLRMFLGKILADKDEEQSQGA from the coding sequence ATGACTGTTGCCGAAGCAACTCCGGAACTGGATTTCCCCGAAGAAGCCGTCGCGGACGACCGCGCCTTTCTCGGACATCCCAAGGGCCTTGGCTATCTTTCGTTCGTCGAAGGCTGCGAACGCTTCTCCTACTACTCCATGCAGACCCTGCTGGTGCTCTACATGGTCAAGTATCTCCTGCTTCCGGAGAACATCGGGAAAGTCATCGGTCTCGACTGGCTGCGCACCGGATACTACGCAGGGCTGAGCGGGCAGCCGCTCGCCTCCGCGATCTTCGGCGATTACACTTCGCTGGTCTATCTCACCCCGATCCTGGGGGGAATTGTCGCCGACCGCTGGCTCGGGCGCCGCGCCACGCTGATTGCGGGCGCGCTGATCATGTCCCTAGGCCATTTCCTGATGGCCTTCGAAGGCATGTTCCTCTTCGCACTGATTTCGCTCGTCGTCGGCGTAGGTCTGTTCAAGGGCAACATCGCCAGCCAGGTCGGGGAGCTCTACAAACCCAACGACCTGCGCCGGGCGATGGCGTTCCAGATCTTCTACATTGCCATCAACGTCTCGGTCATCGCGGCCCCGCTGATCTCGGGCACGCTCGGCGAGAAGGTCGGTTGGCACTACGGCTTCGGCACTGCCGGCGTCGTCATGGTCCTGGGCCTGGTGCTGTACCTGCGTGCGCGGCCGTATCTCCCCGCCGATGCCGCCGACACCAAGGAAGGCAAGGCAAAGTCCACGGGACTGGAGCGGAGCGACTGGCCCCGACTTGGCGCTCTGGCGATCCTGGTTCCGGTGCTCGCGATCGCCATCCTGACCAATCAGGAAATCTTCAATGCCTATCTCGTCTGGGCGGATGCGAAGTTCCAGCTCACCTTCTTCGGCGAAACCCTGCCGACAAGCTGGATGATCACCATCGATGCTACGCTGAGCTTCTCGATGCTGGTCGCAGTTGCCGCATTCTGGAAGTGGCGCAGCGATCGCACCGGCCGCGAACCGGACGAACTGGGCAAGATGATCATCGGTTCGGTCTTCACCGTGATGGGCGGCATGTGCCTGGTGATCGCCGCAGCGACGGCGGGGGACGCGAAGATCGGCCTGTTCTGGCCGGTCATGTTCCACCTGTTCAACTCGATCGGCTTCGCCCACGTCCTACCGGTCAGCCTGGCCCTGTTCACCAAGGTCGCCCCGCGCGCGCTCAATGCAACGGTCGTGGGGATCTACTACCTGGCCTTCTTCGCGGCCAACAAGACGGTGGGCATCGTCGGCGGCTGGTACTCCAGCATGGACACAGTCCATTTCTGGCTGCTCCATGTCGCCACCGCAGCCTTCGGCCTTGTCGCCTTCGCGGTGCTCAGGATGTTCCTCGGCAAGATCCTTGCCGACAAGGACGAGGAGCAATCGCAAGGGGCCTGA